A single genomic interval of Leptospira dzoumogneensis harbors:
- a CDS encoding phasin-related domain-containing protein, whose translation MEKEIKEALNFAIGAAKTLREQADSILLKVEKEFKELSAKGSQDQSEVANNLRKYIEDALRSVEGLAGQVNSKVEEAKKEFGKKNSND comes from the coding sequence ATGGAAAAGGAAATCAAAGAAGCACTGAATTTCGCGATCGGAGCGGCAAAAACCCTGAGGGAACAAGCGGACAGTATTCTTTTAAAAGTGGAAAAAGAATTTAAAGAGCTCTCCGCAAAAGGTTCTCAAGACCAAAGCGAAGTTGCAAACAATCTTAGAAAGTATATCGAAGACGCATTACGTTCCGTGGAAGGTCTTGCGGGCCAAGTGAATTCTAAAGTAGAAGAAGCTAAAAAAGAATTCGGTAAGAAAAACTCTAACGACTAA
- a CDS encoding cytochrome c oxidase subunit 3 family protein produces MSTANHSGGFHHAHHFNSAEHQYESSKQGIWLFLVTEILMFGGLFVGYSIYHSLYPQVFHAGSKQLSVVLGALNTVVLLFSSFTMALGINYVQRGLKNKAIIALAVTIACAAIFMVVKFFEYTHKFHVGTVPGKYAYTEELSASGEKVTKVGALLAEANKLSVVEREHKLHLDETEYEHLTLLEKTKNWPLFFGFYFVMSGIHGLHVLAGAFLIFWVLLKVIRNQVGPEYYTPVEGVGLFWHVVDLIWIYLFPLLYLVG; encoded by the coding sequence ATGAGTACCGCTAATCACTCGGGTGGTTTTCATCACGCGCATCATTTTAACAGCGCAGAGCATCAATACGAATCTTCTAAACAAGGGATCTGGTTATTCCTTGTAACGGAAATCCTAATGTTCGGTGGATTATTCGTAGGATATTCCATCTACCATTCTCTTTACCCTCAAGTTTTCCATGCGGGAAGTAAGCAGCTTTCCGTAGTTTTGGGAGCTTTGAACACAGTAGTTCTTCTATTCAGCTCATTCACTATGGCGCTTGGGATCAACTATGTGCAAAGAGGTCTTAAAAACAAAGCGATCATCGCTCTTGCAGTGACCATCGCTTGTGCTGCGATCTTCATGGTCGTAAAATTTTTCGAATATACTCACAAGTTCCACGTAGGTACCGTACCTGGAAAATACGCTTACACTGAAGAGTTAAGCGCTTCCGGTGAGAAGGTAACCAAAGTGGGTGCTCTACTTGCAGAAGCTAATAAACTTAGCGTAGTAGAAAGAGAGCACAAACTTCACCTGGACGAAACTGAATACGAACACCTTACCCTTTTGGAAAAAACCAAAAACTGGCCTTTGTTCTTCGGATTCTATTTCGTAATGTCCGGTATTCACGGTTTGCACGTTCTTGCAGGTGCATTCCTGATCTTCTGGGTACTTTTGAAAGTGATCAGAAACCAAGTTGGTCCTGAATATTACACTCCTGTAGAAGGTGTGGGTCTATTCTGGCACGTGGTAGACTTGATCTGGATTTACCTCTTCCCACTTCTTTATCTGGTAGGATAA
- a CDS encoding CHAT domain-containing protein — translation MLNLIIDRVGAVNVFNILDSSGSGSESHLQSTMDEDLILEYIKEIENLVRVSVAIHQKSGHTPTLETDILHDLKILGETFYDQFFPAAIQEKLRLTTEKYLHFNIDPKLGVIPWELLHDGTCFLSDKFYIGKTVRGESSSGAFKEKEKLRMLIIADPTEDLEWAQKEGEQIFRVLSEKVPSSRLEIEFIGGRQVTKLKLLSLIKGKNIIHYSGHLYFSDDPLENGWLISEGKILKAREIKNSGFNTDMVFSNSCQSNKSATRNLNADLMNNFAGSFLMSGIKSFIGTNWEIADNQNTIDFTIQFYTNLFADRSIGESLYLAKEHARRNYDPSDLTWTNYSLHGQPIIRVVSDPTKGKPVHKIINPSLIFKFYPNPIAASYYKFTEKQKEESLTSYQLMEYLIFAFEEFSKVIGGILFSDHQNHSLGKYIPNNPDDAYNTERWWELMFQCLHDFRKLEITPVVTDLPEILFANKDTIYKMINWIDLYSKGQIQPESADGYLITFQYYFENLLTELEELERISIFLVSTNSNNHLFFRGIKSESSLVAAPMIKQDFIGEQIEKYRGKVIVFHEDRMQIFPLNCNIVENPETKELELSFLGFLPSKPGNLPHGGL, via the coding sequence ATGCTGAACCTAATCATAGACAGAGTCGGTGCCGTAAACGTATTCAATATTCTGGATAGTTCCGGCAGCGGATCGGAATCACATCTTCAGTCCACAATGGACGAAGATCTAATCCTAGAGTATATTAAGGAAATCGAAAACTTAGTTCGTGTTTCCGTAGCGATCCACCAAAAATCAGGACATACTCCAACTCTAGAAACCGACATTCTTCATGATCTAAAGATCCTGGGAGAAACTTTTTACGATCAGTTTTTTCCTGCGGCCATCCAAGAAAAACTCAGACTTACTACTGAAAAATACCTTCACTTTAATATAGATCCTAAGTTAGGAGTGATTCCGTGGGAACTCCTACATGACGGCACTTGTTTTCTCTCAGACAAATTTTATATAGGAAAAACCGTAAGAGGAGAATCCAGCAGCGGTGCATTTAAAGAGAAAGAGAAACTCCGTATGCTCATCATCGCGGATCCAACCGAGGATCTAGAATGGGCCCAGAAAGAAGGAGAGCAGATCTTTAGGGTTTTAAGTGAGAAGGTACCAAGTTCCAGATTAGAAATAGAATTCATAGGCGGACGCCAAGTTACTAAATTAAAACTTCTTTCTTTGATCAAAGGAAAGAATATCATCCATTACTCTGGACATTTGTATTTCTCCGATGATCCTTTGGAGAATGGATGGTTGATCTCTGAAGGAAAGATCCTAAAAGCAAGAGAGATCAAAAACTCCGGATTTAATACGGATATGGTTTTCTCTAACTCCTGCCAATCCAATAAGAGCGCTACCAGAAATCTGAATGCGGACCTAATGAACAATTTTGCCGGATCATTCTTGATGTCCGGGATCAAAAGTTTTATCGGTACTAACTGGGAAATCGCAGACAATCAGAATACGATCGATTTCACGATCCAATTTTATACGAACTTATTCGCTGACAGAAGTATAGGCGAGTCCCTGTATTTAGCAAAGGAACATGCCAGAAGAAATTATGATCCAAGCGATCTAACTTGGACGAACTATAGCTTACATGGACAACCGATCATTAGAGTGGTTTCCGATCCTACAAAAGGGAAACCGGTCCATAAGATCATTAACCCTTCTTTGATATTTAAATTTTATCCGAATCCGATCGCAGCGTCTTATTATAAATTCACTGAAAAACAAAAAGAAGAATCACTTACTTCCTATCAATTGATGGAATATCTGATCTTCGCTTTCGAGGAATTTTCAAAAGTGATCGGAGGTATCCTGTTCAGCGATCACCAGAATCACTCTTTAGGAAAATACATCCCGAACAATCCTGACGACGCTTATAATACGGAAAGATGGTGGGAACTGATGTTCCAATGCCTACATGATTTCAGAAAATTAGAGATCACTCCTGTCGTTACGGATCTACCTGAAATACTTTTTGCGAATAAGGATACGATCTACAAGATGATCAACTGGATCGATCTTTACTCCAAAGGTCAGATCCAGCCTGAATCCGCAGACGGATATCTGATCACATTCCAGTATTATTTTGAAAACCTTCTGACAGAGTTAGAGGAATTAGAGAGGATCAGTATCTTCTTAGTTTCTACTAACTCGAATAATCATCTATTCTTCCGTGGTATAAAATCCGAATCTTCTCTAGTCGCTGCTCCGATGATCAAACAGGATTTTATAGGAGAGCAGATCGAAAAGTACAGAGGAAAGGTAATCGTTTTCCACGAAGATAGAATGCAGATCTTCCCTCTGAATTGCAATATAGTAGAAAATCCTGAGACTAAAGAATTGGAACTTTCGTTCTTGGGATTTCTTCCTTCTAAACCCGGGAATCTGCCTCACGGCGGTCTGTAA
- the coxB gene encoding cytochrome c oxidase subunit II: protein MNWFSLITATSFMPVPATKESGDVDSLYIFLLVSGLISFIILIGGMVIFIFKYRRKTEDQKSAYITHNTLAEFLWSFIPFVIMMIIFAWGWSVFHDLRRVGEKGDVEVHVTARQWAWTFKYANDIEINSPSDKKLVENDPDSTLLKPEIVVVPVGKTIRFILTSDDVLHSFYVPAFRNKMDAVPGRRTTFTFTPIEKGDFTVFCTEYCGTKHSNMMATIRVVDGEQFAAWQAEKIAGMAGANNKGPAERGEALFKGSLGCSGCHSIDGSRIVGPTFKGLYGNKRDFADGSSVTADDAYIKQSILVPTAKIVAGFPPAMSSFQGRIKEDEIKDIIEFIKTLK from the coding sequence ATGAACTGGTTCTCTCTTATTACGGCGACAAGCTTCATGCCGGTTCCAGCGACTAAAGAATCGGGAGATGTAGACAGCCTCTATATCTTTCTTCTTGTTTCGGGCCTTATTTCTTTTATCATTCTCATTGGGGGAATGGTAATATTCATTTTCAAGTATAGAAGAAAAACTGAAGACCAGAAAAGTGCGTACATCACGCACAATACTCTTGCTGAGTTTCTTTGGTCCTTCATACCTTTCGTGATCATGATGATCATCTTCGCTTGGGGATGGAGTGTATTTCACGATCTTCGCAGAGTCGGAGAGAAAGGTGATGTTGAGGTTCACGTAACTGCTCGTCAATGGGCTTGGACTTTCAAATACGCGAATGATATCGAGATCAATAGCCCTAGCGATAAAAAGTTAGTGGAGAATGATCCGGACTCTACTCTTCTCAAACCTGAGATCGTAGTAGTTCCAGTAGGTAAAACCATTCGTTTCATTCTTACTTCTGACGATGTTCTACATAGTTTCTATGTTCCTGCATTCAGGAACAAAATGGATGCGGTTCCCGGCCGAAGAACAACTTTCACTTTCACTCCGATTGAGAAAGGGGACTTCACAGTATTCTGTACTGAATATTGCGGAACCAAACACTCCAATATGATGGCTACGATCCGCGTGGTAGACGGCGAACAATTCGCTGCTTGGCAGGCTGAAAAAATTGCCGGAATGGCTGGCGCTAACAACAAGGGACCTGCGGAAAGAGGAGAAGCTCTTTTCAAAGGAAGCCTTGGATGCAGCGGATGTCACTCCATCGACGGATCCAGGATTGTCGGACCAACTTTCAAAGGTCTTTATGGTAATAAGAGAGACTTCGCAGACGGATCTTCTGTAACTGCGGATGACGCTTATATCAAACAATCCATCCTTGTTCCAACAGCTAAGATTGTAGCTGGATTCCCTCCTGCGATGTCTTCTTTCCAAGGAAGGATCAAAGAGGACGAGATCAAGGACATCATCGAATTCATTAAGACGCTTAAATAG
- the pckA gene encoding phosphoenolpyruvate carboxykinase (ATP), translating into MQAQAQVKGLKELGIEPSEVFHNLSYDEIFEHEKNNGETVLSSNGTMMVDTGIFTGRSPKDKYFVDEPSSNKNIWWSHINFKASEAVFEELYQKCVNYLSGKKLYVFDGYAGANPETRIGLRVVSEKAWQHHFCTNMFLRPSKEELANLLPEFTIINACGVKNEKYKEHGLNSEVFVIFNLAKKLCIIGGTEYGGEMKKGIFSVMNYKLPLQGIVSMHCSANIGNKDGDTALFFGLSGTGKTTLSTDPNRKLIGDDEHGWDDNGIFNIEGGCYAKVINLDPKTEPEIFEAIKRDALLENVVYDEKTKVVDYTSAAKTENTRVSYPIYHIKNIQVPSKGGHPKVIIFLTYDAFGVLPPVSRLSIEQAMYHFLSGYTAKVAGTERGVKEPTATFSACFGAAFMTLHPTVYAQLLGEKMRKHNVRAYLMNTGLVGGAYGTGKRMNLPSTRKIIDEIMNGNIDKAQFVKHPIFQVEYPKTVEGVDSSILDPREAWADKAAYDESSKKLAGMFIENFKKYVEGSKDFDFTAFGPQI; encoded by the coding sequence ATGCAGGCCCAAGCGCAAGTGAAGGGACTGAAGGAGCTCGGTATAGAGCCCTCCGAAGTCTTCCATAACCTTTCATACGACGAAATTTTCGAACACGAAAAGAATAACGGTGAAACCGTTCTTTCCTCTAACGGAACCATGATGGTGGATACCGGTATTTTCACCGGACGTTCTCCAAAAGATAAATACTTCGTAGATGAACCTTCTTCTAACAAGAATATCTGGTGGTCTCATATTAACTTTAAAGCTTCCGAAGCGGTATTCGAAGAGCTTTATCAAAAATGTGTAAACTATCTTAGCGGAAAAAAACTCTACGTATTCGACGGATACGCAGGAGCAAATCCTGAGACCAGGATCGGTCTTCGTGTAGTTTCCGAAAAAGCATGGCAGCACCATTTCTGCACCAATATGTTCCTTCGCCCTAGCAAGGAAGAGTTGGCTAACCTTCTTCCTGAATTCACTATCATCAACGCTTGCGGAGTGAAGAACGAAAAATACAAAGAGCATGGCCTGAACTCGGAAGTATTCGTGATCTTCAACCTTGCAAAAAAACTCTGCATCATCGGCGGGACCGAATACGGCGGAGAAATGAAGAAGGGTATCTTCTCCGTAATGAACTATAAGTTGCCATTACAGGGAATCGTTTCTATGCACTGTTCCGCGAATATCGGAAACAAGGACGGAGACACCGCTCTATTCTTCGGACTTTCCGGGACCGGTAAAACTACTCTTTCCACTGACCCGAACCGCAAACTGATCGGAGACGATGAGCACGGTTGGGACGATAACGGGATTTTCAATATCGAAGGCGGTTGTTACGCGAAAGTGATCAACCTGGATCCTAAAACTGAACCTGAAATTTTCGAAGCAATCAAAAGAGATGCTCTTTTAGAGAACGTAGTTTACGACGAAAAAACGAAAGTTGTAGATTATACTTCCGCTGCTAAAACCGAAAACACCAGAGTTTCCTACCCGATCTACCATATCAAAAACATCCAAGTTCCTTCTAAAGGCGGTCACCCTAAAGTGATCATCTTCTTGACTTACGATGCATTCGGAGTTCTTCCTCCAGTGTCTCGTCTGTCTATCGAACAAGCGATGTATCACTTCCTTTCCGGTTACACTGCGAAAGTTGCAGGAACTGAAAGAGGTGTTAAAGAGCCTACCGCTACATTCTCCGCTTGTTTCGGAGCTGCGTTCATGACACTTCACCCGACTGTTTATGCTCAGTTATTAGGTGAGAAGATGCGTAAACATAATGTTCGCGCATATTTGATGAACACAGGACTTGTTGGTGGAGCTTACGGAACTGGTAAGAGAATGAATCTTCCTTCTACTCGTAAAATTATCGACGAGATCATGAACGGAAACATCGACAAAGCTCAGTTTGTGAAGCACCCGATCTTCCAAGTAGAATATCCTAAAACCGTAGAAGGTGTGGATAGTTCCATCCTGGATCCTCGTGAGGCTTGGGCGGATAAAGCTGCTTACGATGAGTCTTCTAAAAAGCTTGCCGGCATGTTTATTGAGAACTTCAAAAAATATGTAGAAGGTTCTAAAGACTTCGACTTCACAGCGTTCGGACCTCAGATATAG
- a CDS encoding sigma-70 family RNA polymerase sigma factor encodes MNLSKDKTLDLVTRCGEGDEAALKLFFESYSEDIYNFPMKIFHLSEDDAGDFFLYAFERLKTGARFSSFKGKSSFRTWFYSVLRNMLIDWQRTKRELKMTNLGKINKEGKEYATIEDEPDLRPDLVEEAQELTKHFHQVLGEIGVEKRVIFKLSYIYYLNLDEEEIQFLIEKTNLSVDEIKKKILGLRSELSKREEENIRMEDKITSLYLNILELKEKQTVTVKKAPLLPQEIDKTSQALKKKYEQRKKLLEKRKKGHFLARTPYREVADLLGITEGNVSVTLLRLIEKIQKKLKFSELSE; translated from the coding sequence ATGAATTTGTCAAAGGATAAAACCCTCGACCTAGTTACCCGATGCGGGGAAGGAGACGAGGCCGCTCTCAAGTTATTCTTCGAGTCCTATTCCGAAGATATTTACAATTTTCCGATGAAGATCTTCCACCTCAGTGAAGATGATGCCGGAGACTTTTTCTTATACGCGTTCGAAAGACTGAAAACCGGAGCTAGGTTCTCTAGCTTCAAAGGTAAATCAAGTTTTAGAACATGGTTCTACTCAGTTCTACGTAATATGCTCATCGATTGGCAAAGAACCAAACGAGAGCTAAAGATGACCAACCTTGGAAAGATCAACAAGGAAGGAAAAGAATACGCGACTATCGAAGACGAACCGGATCTTCGCCCGGATCTAGTGGAAGAAGCCCAAGAGTTAACCAAACATTTCCACCAGGTGCTCGGAGAGATAGGCGTAGAGAAGAGAGTCATTTTTAAACTTTCTTATATATATTACCTGAACCTAGACGAAGAAGAGATCCAATTCCTGATCGAAAAAACGAATCTGAGCGTGGACGAAATTAAAAAGAAAATTTTAGGCCTTCGCTCCGAACTTTCCAAGCGGGAAGAAGAGAATATACGTATGGAAGACAAGATTACGTCTCTATATTTAAATATTCTGGAGCTGAAAGAAAAGCAGACTGTAACTGTTAAGAAAGCCCCCTTACTTCCTCAAGAAATAGATAAAACTTCCCAAGCATTAAAGAAGAAATACGAACAACGGAAAAAACTCTTAGAAAAGCGCAAAAAAGGCCATTTCCTGGCAAGGACCCCATACAGAGAGGTTGCTGACCTTTTAGGGATAACCGAGGGAAATGTGAGCGTTACACTACTCAGATTGATCGAAAAAATACAAAAAAAACTCAAATTTTCGGAATTGTCCGAGTAG
- a CDS encoding M23 family metallopeptidase gives MRRSISLGIILAAFHLSTFAQNDKVINFLFPVKTDGIENKVTSVFGESRGDHFHNGMDIASTGDPVLAMAEGKILYSWFGEDDPFGEEFGTGNSVWLDHGNGTYSSYYHLKDGRLPGLLEERLVAGGEKIAYTGNTGHSSGAHLHFVLLKDFGKTIQDPMKVLPIVEDENPPVIGNLLIHQDEYKYSQVNDGDNINISKAFPVTVGIQDAGKKPGQRRGVSQIQVSLNGQLLKKASFSNLHYEKGEWKNSEGFPFTELYFKDQYLIGHLDFRNGENVIKVLAWDFRQNLTEKTFTFYVNRIR, from the coding sequence ATGAGACGTAGTATATCCCTTGGAATTATCTTGGCCGCGTTCCATCTAAGCACCTTTGCGCAAAACGATAAAGTAATAAATTTTCTTTTCCCGGTGAAAACCGACGGAATCGAGAATAAGGTTACCTCAGTGTTCGGAGAATCCCGGGGGGACCATTTTCATAACGGAATGGACATCGCTTCTACTGGAGACCCGGTTTTGGCGATGGCGGAGGGAAAGATCCTCTACTCATGGTTTGGCGAAGACGATCCTTTTGGGGAAGAATTCGGAACCGGAAACTCGGTTTGGCTGGATCACGGAAATGGGACGTATTCTTCCTACTACCATTTGAAGGATGGACGACTTCCCGGTTTATTAGAAGAACGTCTAGTCGCCGGCGGAGAGAAGATCGCCTATACCGGAAACACAGGCCACTCCAGCGGAGCCCACCTGCATTTTGTTTTACTAAAAGATTTCGGAAAGACCATCCAAGATCCTATGAAGGTTTTGCCTATCGTGGAAGATGAAAATCCTCCAGTGATCGGAAATCTACTGATCCATCAGGACGAATATAAATACAGCCAGGTCAACGACGGAGACAATATCAATATTTCGAAGGCATTTCCTGTTACGGTAGGGATCCAAGACGCGGGAAAAAAACCGGGCCAAAGAAGAGGTGTTTCTCAGATCCAAGTCTCCTTGAACGGGCAATTATTGAAGAAGGCAAGCTTTTCCAATCTACATTACGAAAAAGGAGAATGGAAAAACTCAGAGGGTTTTCCTTTTACGGAACTCTATTTTAAGGACCAATATTTGATAGGTCATTTAGATTTTCGTAATGGGGAGAATGTGATAAAGGTTCTTGCCTGGGACTTTCGTCAAAATCTTACCGAAAAAACGTTTACCTTTTACGTAAACCGCATCCGTTAA
- the ctaD gene encoding cytochrome c oxidase subunit I encodes MAHEQHNYLNHQKGIWSWLTTLDHKRIGIMYFVAIMSFFFLGGVFALLVRAELFTPGKTLFSADVYNRMMTYHGAIMVFMVIVPGIPAIFGNFVLPIMIGAKDVAFPRLNLMSWYMLMIGAAITGSTLFLENVDTGWTFYTPYSSIKTGLGVIPMVLGVFIIGFSSILTGLNFIVTTHKLRAPGMTMNRIPLMVWALYSTAILQVLATPVLAITLLLLIAEKTLGVGIFDPQLGGDPVLFQHFFWFYSHPAVYIMILPAMGVISELVATYSRKVIFGYTAIAYSSLAIAGVSFLVWGHHMFVSGQSEFAGILFSFITMLVGVPTAIKLFNWIATMYKGSIRLDAPMLFAIGFMFLFTIGGLTGVYLASTGMDVHFHDTYFVVAHFHYVMVGGTLMALMGALIYWFPKVTGKIYSDLTGRISWVFIFSGFNVTFFPQFILGNMGMPRRYYDYLPTFTELNQMSTFGSWLIGTGFLIGLFGVIYALLKGKEAGNNPFGGKTLEWTIPSPPPHENFESTPVLTGGPYEYR; translated from the coding sequence ATGGCCCACGAGCAACATAATTACCTGAATCACCAAAAGGGGATTTGGTCCTGGCTTACTACCTTAGATCATAAGCGTATCGGGATCATGTACTTTGTCGCGATCATGAGCTTCTTCTTTTTAGGAGGAGTTTTCGCATTATTAGTTCGCGCAGAATTATTCACACCGGGAAAAACCCTTTTCTCCGCAGACGTTTATAACAGAATGATGACCTACCATGGAGCCATTATGGTGTTCATGGTAATCGTTCCTGGTATTCCTGCAATTTTCGGAAACTTCGTTCTTCCGATCATGATTGGAGCGAAAGACGTAGCTTTCCCAAGATTGAACTTAATGAGCTGGTACATGCTGATGATTGGTGCCGCGATCACCGGTTCCACTCTATTCTTGGAAAACGTAGATACCGGTTGGACCTTCTACACTCCATATTCTTCCATTAAAACCGGATTGGGAGTGATCCCGATGGTTCTTGGAGTATTCATCATCGGATTCTCCTCCATTTTAACCGGTTTGAACTTCATCGTTACCACTCATAAACTGAGAGCGCCTGGAATGACCATGAACAGAATTCCTCTCATGGTTTGGGCACTTTACTCAACTGCGATCCTGCAAGTATTGGCAACTCCGGTTCTTGCGATCACTCTGCTTCTTTTGATTGCAGAGAAAACTCTCGGAGTGGGGATTTTCGATCCTCAGTTGGGAGGAGATCCGGTCCTATTCCAGCACTTCTTCTGGTTTTATTCTCACCCTGCGGTTTATATCATGATCCTTCCTGCGATGGGAGTGATCTCCGAGTTGGTTGCTACTTACTCTCGTAAAGTGATCTTCGGATATACTGCAATCGCTTACTCTTCCTTAGCGATCGCCGGGGTTTCCTTCTTAGTATGGGGACACCACATGTTCGTTTCCGGGCAATCCGAGTTTGCGGGAATTCTGTTCTCCTTCATCACAATGCTTGTAGGGGTTCCTACAGCGATCAAATTGTTCAACTGGATCGCAACCATGTATAAAGGAAGTATCCGTCTGGACGCTCCGATGCTGTTCGCGATCGGGTTCATGTTCTTATTCACCATCGGTGGATTGACCGGAGTGTATCTGGCTTCTACCGGTATGGACGTTCACTTCCACGATACTTACTTCGTGGTGGCTCACTTCCATTACGTAATGGTTGGTGGAACTTTGATGGCTCTTATGGGAGCGTTGATCTACTGGTTCCCTAAAGTTACCGGAAAAATTTACAGCGACCTAACAGGAAGAATTTCCTGGGTATTCATCTTCTCAGGATTTAACGTTACCTTCTTCCCTCAATTCATCTTGGGAAATATGGGAATGCCTCGTAGATATTACGACTATCTTCCTACATTCACTGAATTAAACCAAATGTCCACTTTCGGATCTTGGTTGATCGGAACAGGATTCTTGATCGGACTTTTTGGAGTGATCTATGCACTTCTGAAAGGTAAAGAAGCAGGAAACAATCCTTTCGGAGGAAAAACTTTGGAGTGGACTATTCCTTCTCCTCCTCCACACGAAAATTTTGAATCTACCCCAGTACTAACCGGAGGGCCTTATGAGTACCGCTAA
- a CDS encoding PIN/TRAM domain-containing protein, producing the protein MAYFYKGLTAVLLSLVSFFVTQKQTQEFVFSGSSAGLVLVISLVLLFGETKLFPKLRGDVIFCVGVGALLGFALAWFIGTIIRFEELNLALYLILGLFGARAGKSFAKEPGLSVFGGGGGGPTSLVDPFGVASIGKDEVRDKILDTSVVIDGRILDIADTHFIDGPLILPNFVLREIQLISDSSDPIKRARGRRGLEMLNKLQRKGSIEVKITYKDYSDTREVDAKLIKLARDTGGKIVTNDFNLNKVAELQGVKVLNLNTLANALKPVVLPGEELAIQVIKEGKDENQGIGYLEDGTMVVIENGGHLVGKEVKVTVTSIIQTAAGKMIFTKANGNSGFDKGERAPEKENRGGKGGERGEDRGNRYDRGERGNEERGNRKDYQNKNQNRGNYQDRGDKNESRGDDFGNRKDFQDQQQQQ; encoded by the coding sequence ATGGCGTATTTTTATAAAGGTCTAACGGCCGTCCTACTCTCCTTAGTGTCATTTTTTGTGACACAAAAACAAACCCAAGAGTTTGTATTCTCAGGCTCTAGTGCAGGGCTTGTACTCGTTATTTCTCTCGTACTTTTGTTCGGTGAAACTAAACTATTTCCAAAACTTCGCGGAGACGTTATTTTTTGTGTAGGCGTGGGTGCATTATTAGGATTTGCCCTAGCTTGGTTTATTGGAACTATCATCCGTTTCGAGGAATTGAATCTTGCATTATATCTAATCCTAGGTCTTTTCGGAGCTAGAGCAGGTAAGTCATTCGCAAAAGAACCCGGCCTTTCCGTGTTCGGAGGCGGCGGCGGTGGACCTACTTCTCTCGTAGATCCATTTGGTGTTGCTTCTATCGGAAAAGACGAAGTCAGAGATAAAATTCTGGATACTTCTGTCGTGATCGACGGAAGAATATTAGATATTGCTGATACACATTTTATCGATGGTCCTCTCATTCTACCAAACTTCGTGTTGAGAGAGATCCAGCTAATCAGTGACTCTTCTGACCCAATCAAAAGAGCAAGAGGACGTCGTGGTTTGGAGATGTTGAACAAACTCCAAAGAAAAGGTTCCATCGAAGTTAAGATCACTTACAAAGATTATTCAGACACCAGAGAAGTTGACGCTAAGTTGATCAAACTGGCTCGTGATACCGGTGGAAAGATCGTAACTAACGACTTCAACTTGAACAAAGTCGCAGAACTCCAAGGAGTAAAAGTCCTGAACTTGAACACCTTGGCTAACGCATTAAAACCTGTCGTTCTTCCCGGCGAAGAATTGGCTATCCAAGTCATCAAAGAAGGAAAAGACGAAAACCAAGGTATCGGCTATTTAGAAGACGGAACCATGGTAGTGATAGAGAACGGCGGACATCTAGTCGGTAAAGAAGTGAAAGTTACCGTTACTTCTATCATCCAAACTGCTGCCGGAAAAATGATATTCACCAAAGCTAATGGAAACAGCGGTTTTGATAAAGGTGAACGCGCCCCTGAAAAAGAAAACAGAGGTGGTAAGGGCGGAGAACGCGGAGAAGATCGTGGAAATAGATACGATCGTGGTGAACGAGGAAACGAGGAAAGAGGAAATCGTAAAGATTACCAAAACAAAAACCAGAACCGCGGCAATTACCAAGACAGAGGCGATAAAAACGAGAGCAGAGGAGACGATTTCGGAAATCGTAAAGACTTCCAAGATCAGCAGCAACAACAGTAA
- a CDS encoding CarD family transcriptional regulator, translating into MAGKKKQSGYDHGVGDYVVYPIHGVGEITEIAKKVILGKKKECYVMEIQGSKMKVMIPVDKAKQVGIRPIIDKKDIKKVINLLKKDEVDTEEDWKIRYQNNLNKIKSGSIFEVADVCRNLFRRANGKELSIMERKLYESAYNLVKMEVALSKGVSQEEAGNLVSDVLASTFAPGERVPVAAVDIDEE; encoded by the coding sequence TTGGCTGGCAAAAAGAAACAATCTGGCTACGATCATGGCGTAGGTGACTACGTCGTATATCCGATCCACGGGGTAGGTGAAATCACCGAAATCGCTAAAAAAGTTATCCTGGGAAAGAAAAAAGAGTGCTACGTAATGGAAATCCAGGGTAGCAAGATGAAGGTGATGATCCCGGTCGATAAAGCAAAACAGGTCGGAATTCGACCGATTATCGACAAGAAGGATATCAAAAAAGTTATCAATCTACTCAAGAAAGACGAGGTCGATACTGAAGAGGACTGGAAGATCAGGTACCAAAACAACCTGAACAAAATAAAGTCCGGATCGATCTTCGAAGTGGCGGATGTGTGCAGGAATTTATTCCGCAGGGCAAACGGTAAAGAACTGTCCATCATGGAACGTAAATTGTACGAAAGTGCGTACAATCTAGTGAAGATGGAAGTCGCCCTAAGCAAAGGAGTTTCCCAAGAAGAAGCTGGGAACCTTGTGTCAGATGTTCTAGCTAGTACATTCGCTCCGGGAGAAAGAGTTCCCGTAGCTGCAGTCGACATAGACGAAGAATAA